CGGCGTTGATGTCCTTGAGCGTATCGTTCACCACCGCAATCTGCTCCTCAAATGACGGATGCGAAATATCGACTACATGCACCAGCAAGTCGGCCTCGCGAATCTCATCCAGCGTCGATTTAAAGCTTTCAATCAAGCGCGTGGGCAGCTTGCGGATAAATCCTACCGTGTCGGAAAGCAGAAACGGCATGTTTTCCAGCACCACCTTCCGCACCGTTGAGTCGACGGTAGCGAACAGCTTGTTTTCGGCAAACACATCGGAGCGCGAGAGCATATTCATAATGGTGCTTTTGCCCACGTTGGTATAGCCCACTAGCGCCACGCGCACTACACCCGTCCGCGACTTGCGCTGGGTATTGCTTTGCTTGTCGAAGGTCTCCAGCTTTTCCTTCAGAAAGTCGATCCGGTCGCGCACCACGCGACGGTCGGTTTCAATCTCGGTCTCACCCGGTCCACGCTGCGACACGCCACCGCCCCGTTGCTTGTCCAAGTGAGTCCAAAGACCCGTCAGACGTGGTAGTAAGTATTGGTACTGAGCTAGTTCAACCTGCGTGCGCGCCGTGGCCGACTTCGCCCGCCGGGCAAAAATGTCGATGATCAGCAGGGAGCGGTCCACGATTTTTACCTTCAGTTCTGCCTCCAAGTTGCGCAGCTGCGACGGCGACAACTCATCATCGAAGATGACCATGCTTGCCTTCGTATGATTCACGTAGGCCTTGATTTCGGCTAGCTTGCCCTCGCCCACAAACGTGCGGGTGTCGGGCTTTTCGAGACGCTGCACAAAGCGCTTGGTAACCTGTGCCCCAGCCGTTTCGGCCAGAAAAGCGAGTTCATCAAGGTACTCCTGCGTGGTCGTGTCGGGCTGGCGTTTGTCGGGCACAGCTACCAAAACGGCTGTTTCGGCCACTACAGCTGTATTATAAGTGCCCGTTACGGGGTCGCGAGTGGGCTGGCTGCTGTCGGCGCTATCGGTGGTATTGTGCCGGTTGCTGGTGGTCGGGTTCCAGCTATGTGAGTTTGTCTTTTTTGCCATATCAGTAAGAGTAAGTTTTTAGCCGCTACAACGGCCGCTACGAGGCGTCGTTGAGTGGGTAGCAGCTAGTGCAAAGTGAGGGAATACGCGGCTACCTGCTCAATTTCCTGTTCGGTGAGTTGGTCTTTGAACGCCGGCATTTTGCCCATGCCCTTGGTAACGATGTACACGCGCCCATTGCTATTTAGGTTGCTTTTGGTCAGGTCGCGGGCGCCATTATTTCCCAGCTTTCCATCGGGGCCGTGGCACACCACGCAGCGCTCCGCAAAAATCGCCTGACCTGCGGCCAAGGCATCCGTTTCTAAAGCGCCCAAAATTGCGGCCGGCGCGGCCGGATCAGGCGCGGGCAGCGGTGTGGGCGCCGACTGCACCGGATCGGCTGATTGGCAGGCCGCTACACTCACTAAAAAGCCCCCCAGCACCCACTGGCGCATTACATAAGCAGTTGATACTTTCATTTCTGGACCTATAACACACAAACGTCGCGCAAAGTACCATCGGTAATGTGCTTGGTTGCAATCTTTTCGCGTAAGGCCTTCTACCTTTGCGCCAAATTTTGCCTGCCTGATGCGCGTTGCTATTGTTATTAATACCTCCTGGAATATCTGGAATTTTCGCCGCAGCCTGGTGAAAGCCCTACAGGCGGCCGGCCACGAAGTGCTGGCCGTGGCGCCCCCCGATGAATACTCCGCCCGCCTCGAAACCGAATTAGGCTGCCGCTTCGTGCCCATCCGCATGGAAAACAAAGGCACTAATCCGGTGAAAGATGCCCAGCTGACGCGGCGCTTCTATAAGCTCTACCGCCGCGAACGGCCCGATGTAGTGCTGCACTACACCATCAAGCCCAATATCTACGGCACCTTGGCCGCCAAAATGGCCGGTATTCCGAGCGTGAATAATGTGTCGGGTCTGGGTACGGTGTTCATTATCCGTAACATGGTGAGCCGAGTGGCGCTGGGCCTGTATCGGTTTGCGTTTCGGTTTCCGCAGCGGGTATTTTTCCAGAACAACGATGACCGCCAGCTTTTTCTGCAGCACGGCCTTGTACAGTCTCATATAACGGATCTGCTGCCTGGCTCCGGCGTAGATACCAAGCGCTTTCAACCTGCTGCAGAATTCGTTCGACAGCAGCCCTTTACGTTTCTGATGGTAGCCCGAGTGCTGTACGAGAAAGGTGTGGAAGAGTATTTTGAGGCTGCCCGTTTGGTGCGCGCCGCAGTGCCCGGCACCCGCGTACAGCTGCTGGGCGGCGTGGATGAGTCGGGAAATATTGGAGTGAAGCGCACGGTACTGGATGAATGGCTCCGCGCTGGCCACATTGAGTATCTGGGCACTTCCGATAATGTGGCCGAACACTTGGCGCAGGCCGATGCAGTAGTGCTGCCCTCATACCGCGAAGGCACCCCCAAAACTTTGTTGGAAGCTGCGGCCATGGCGAAGCCCATCGTCACGACCGACGTGCCGGGCTGCCGTGAAACCGTAGAAAATGGCGTGAATGGCCTGCTCTGCCAAGTGCGCGACGCCGCAGACTTGGCCGCCAAAATGCTTCAGATTCTACGCCTCAGCGACAGTGAATTAGCCACTATGGGTCGCGCCAGCCGCCAGCTCGCTGAGCAGAAGTTTGATGAACAGCTGGTGTTGAATAAGTATCTGGGCGTAGTGAACGAACTAGACAAAAAGCGTACGTAAGCTGTACCGTGCGGCCACCTTGCTGCCCCGTATACTTTAGACTTAGAATTGTTTTTACTAGAACAAATGGAAATTAAGGAGCACGCAATCAGCGGAGTTTTTGAATTTACGCCGC
The window above is part of the Hymenobacter radiodurans genome. Proteins encoded here:
- a CDS encoding c-type cytochrome → MKVSTAYVMRQWVLGGFLVSVAACQSADPVQSAPTPLPAPDPAAPAAILGALETDALAAGQAIFAERCVVCHGPDGKLGNNGARDLTKSNLNSNGRVYIVTKGMGKMPAFKDQLTEQEIEQVAAYSLTLH
- a CDS encoding glycosyltransferase family 4 protein translates to MRVAIVINTSWNIWNFRRSLVKALQAAGHEVLAVAPPDEYSARLETELGCRFVPIRMENKGTNPVKDAQLTRRFYKLYRRERPDVVLHYTIKPNIYGTLAAKMAGIPSVNNVSGLGTVFIIRNMVSRVALGLYRFAFRFPQRVFFQNNDDRQLFLQHGLVQSHITDLLPGSGVDTKRFQPAAEFVRQQPFTFLMVARVLYEKGVEEYFEAARLVRAAVPGTRVQLLGGVDESGNIGVKRTVLDEWLRAGHIEYLGTSDNVAEHLAQADAVVLPSYREGTPKTLLEAAAMAKPIVTTDVPGCRETVENGVNGLLCQVRDAADLAAKMLQILRLSDSELATMGRASRQLAEQKFDEQLVLNKYLGVVNELDKKRT
- the hflX gene encoding GTPase HflX, which encodes MAKKTNSHSWNPTTSNRHNTTDSADSSQPTRDPVTGTYNTAVVAETAVLVAVPDKRQPDTTTQEYLDELAFLAETAGAQVTKRFVQRLEKPDTRTFVGEGKLAEIKAYVNHTKASMVIFDDELSPSQLRNLEAELKVKIVDRSLLIIDIFARRAKSATARTQVELAQYQYLLPRLTGLWTHLDKQRGGGVSQRGPGETEIETDRRVVRDRIDFLKEKLETFDKQSNTQRKSRTGVVRVALVGYTNVGKSTIMNMLSRSDVFAENKLFATVDSTVRKVVLENMPFLLSDTVGFIRKLPTRLIESFKSTLDEIREADLLVHVVDISHPSFEEQIAVVNDTLKDINAADKPMLLVFNKIDQYSTDTANTSEQQFEGMNADEDAPERPSLEQLKATYMAKMHDPVIFISAQERTNIDELRSLLARHVAKLHYQRYPNQQPVPEE